A stretch of Telopea speciosissima isolate NSW1024214 ecotype Mountain lineage chromosome 11, Tspe_v1, whole genome shotgun sequence DNA encodes these proteins:
- the LOC122646115 gene encoding UTP--glucose-1-phosphate uridylyltransferase: MATAVLNPPEVEKISKLQSAVAGLNQISEKEKVGFINLVTRYLSGEAQYIDWNKIQTPTDEVVIPYDSLVPSPDDISETKNLLDKLVVLKLNGGLGTTMGCTGPKSVIEVRNGLTFLDLIVIQIESLNSKYGCNVPLLLMNSFNTHDDTLKIVEKYSKSNVEIHTFNQSQYPRLVVEDFMPLPCKGQSGKDGWYPPGHGDVFSSLMNSGKLDALLAKGKEYVFIANSDNLGAVVDLKILNHLIENKNEYCMEVTPKTLADVKGGTLISYEGRVQLLEIAQVPDEHVSEFKSIEKFKIFNTNNLWVNLKAIKRLVEVDAVKMEIIPNPKEVDGVKVLQLETAAGAAIRFFDHAIGINVPRSRFLPVKATSDLLLVQSDLYTLSDGFVTRNKARSNPSNPTIELGPEFKKVGNFLSRFKAIPSIIELDSLKVTGDVWFGAGITLKGNVTVAASSGEQLEIPDGVVLENKVINGPEDI; this comes from the exons ATGGCTACTGCTGTTCTGAACCCTCCCGAGGTCGAGAAGATCTCCAAGCTTCAATCCGCAGTTGCAGGCCTCAATCAGATAAG TGAGAAGGAGAAGGTTGGATTCATCAATCTTGTCACTCGTTATCTCAG TGGTGAAGCTCAATACATTGATTGGAACAAGATTCAGACTCCGACTGATGAAGTAGTTATTCCATACGACAGCCTAGTTCCTTCTCCTGATG ATATCTCGGAAACGAAGAATCTCTTGGACAAACTTGTTGTGTTGAAGCTCAATGGTGGTTTGGGGACGACGATGGGTTGTACTGGTCCCAA GTCTGTCATCGAAGTTCGTAATGGGTTGACTTTTCTTGACTTAATTGTCATTCAAATTGAG TCACTTAATTCCAAATATGGGTGCAATGTTCCCCTGCTTCTAATGAACTCATTCAACACACATGATGATACACTTAAG ATTGTTGAGAAATACTCAAAGTCAAATGTTGAAATTCATACTTTTAATCAG AGCCAATATCCTCGGTTGGTTGTTGAAGATTTTATGCCACTTCCATGCAAAGGACAATCTGGCAAGGATGGATG GTATCCTCCTGGTCATGGCGATGTCTTTTCCTCCTTGATGAACAGTGGCAAGCTTGATGCATTATTGGCAAAG GGTAAGGAGTATGTCTTCATCGCCAACTCAGATAACTTGGGAGCTGTTGTTGACCTAA AAATCTTAAATCATTTGATCGAGAACAAAAATGAATACTGTATGGAG GTGACCCCTAAAACCTTAGCAGATGTCAAAGGCGGTACCCTTATTTCCTATGAAGGGAGGGTTCAG CTCCTGGAAATCGCACAAGTTCCTGATGAGCAT GTCAGTGAGTTCAAGTCTATTGAAAAGTTCAAGATTTTCAACACAAACAACTT GTGGGTGAATTTGAAGGCCATCAAAAGGCTTGTGGAAGTTGATGCAGTAAAAATGGAgataattccaaaccctaag GAAGTTGATGGTGTCAAAGTTCTTCAGCTGGAAACTGCAGCTGGTGCAGCAATTCGG TTCTTTGATCATGCTATTGGAATCAATGTTCCCCGATCTCGATTCCTTCCAGTGAAGGCAACATCTGATTTGCTTCTTGTCCAG TCTGATCTCTATACCTTATCTGATGGCTTTGTTACCCGTAACAAAGCTAGAAGCAATCCTTCAAATCCCACTATTGAATTGGGGCCAGAGTTCAAGAAG GTTGGCAACTTCCTAAGTCGCTTCAAGGCCATCCCTAGCATCATTGAGCTTGATAGCTTGAAGGTGACTGGTGATGTCTGGTTTGGTGCCGGTATAACACTTAAG GGGAATGTGACTGTTGCTGCAAGTTCTGGAGAGCAACTGGAAATTCCTGATGGAGTCGTACTTGAGAACAAG GTTATCAATGGTCCTGAGGACATCTGA